A single window of Jiangella alkaliphila DNA harbors:
- a CDS encoding carbohydrate ABC transporter permease: protein MSTTELVRETPAPPAQAGSDRRNRWYRHRRKLWHLFLIPFCLLWVYPFIWMISAAFKSPREMLLGGLSLIPDEWTFDNFDRAWTTAKFGDYTINTITFSVTVVLLVLVASSTMGYALSKPGLPGKKVIIGVLVVTMFIPHSYTIIPVFLLINDLGLNNGLLGAALAQAGPGLVVPILLFMGFFAGIPRDLEDAARVDGAGYVRTFARVLLPLARPVIGTVALMNFVFAWNAFFVPLVFTLGAPELRTLGVGMFSFFGQEGTDWTGLAAGACISTVPIVIVFLFLQRTFVEGIAGAVKS, encoded by the coding sequence ATGAGCACCACCGAACTCGTCCGCGAGACCCCGGCGCCGCCCGCGCAGGCCGGTTCCGACCGGCGCAACCGCTGGTATCGGCACCGGCGCAAGCTCTGGCACCTGTTCCTGATCCCGTTCTGCCTGCTGTGGGTCTACCCGTTCATCTGGATGATCTCGGCGGCGTTCAAGTCGCCGCGCGAGATGCTGCTCGGCGGGCTGTCGCTGATCCCGGACGAGTGGACGTTCGACAACTTCGACCGGGCCTGGACGACGGCCAAGTTCGGCGATTACACGATCAACACCATCACGTTCTCCGTCACCGTGGTGCTGCTGGTACTGGTCGCGTCGTCGACCATGGGGTACGCGCTGTCCAAGCCGGGCCTGCCGGGCAAGAAGGTGATCATCGGCGTCCTCGTGGTGACGATGTTCATCCCGCACAGCTACACGATCATCCCGGTGTTCCTGCTGATCAACGACCTGGGGCTGAACAACGGCCTGCTCGGCGCCGCGCTGGCGCAGGCCGGCCCGGGACTGGTGGTGCCGATCCTGCTGTTCATGGGGTTCTTCGCCGGCATCCCCCGGGACCTGGAGGACGCCGCCCGCGTCGACGGCGCCGGCTACGTGCGCACGTTCGCCCGGGTGCTGCTGCCGCTGGCCCGGCCGGTCATCGGCACGGTCGCGCTGATGAACTTCGTCTTCGCCTGGAACGCGTTCTTCGTGCCGCTGGTGTTCACCCTCGGCGCGCCGGAGCTGCGCACGCTCGGCGTCGGCATGTTCAGCTTCTTCGGCCAGGAGGGCACCGACTGGACCGGGCTCGCGGCGGGCGCGTGCATCAGCACCGTCCCGATCGTCATCGTGTTCCTGTTCCTGCAGCGCACGTTCGTGGAAGGCATCGCCGGCGCGGTCAAGAGCTGA
- a CDS encoding carbohydrate ABC transporter permease, which produces MASTHAPARRPRAAGRPRAARWRRHAWSYAFLVPGILLFGGFSLWPLIASWWYAFFDWDGVGTPTNWIGFDNFREVLGSDAFWDAFWHSFLFSFAALVIELPLALVLAILLNNAWLRGRNVYRLALFLPVVTTTAVIGIVFAILLDPIRGVVNTALTDSGLVGSAVNFLGDTTTALPTLIGIDVWKGFGITLIYWLAALQTIPKDIHEAALIDGANSRQSLRFVVLPMLVPLAIVILLLVFQRSLNTFDLVQATTQGGPNYSTDVVPTYIYRFAFDPFLQAPRYGFACAAGAVFGLMTLLITLMQAPLLRGRYKAGAP; this is translated from the coding sequence ATGGCTTCGACGCACGCACCCGCCCGGCGGCCTCGCGCCGCCGGGCGGCCCCGGGCCGCGCGCTGGCGCCGGCATGCCTGGAGCTACGCGTTCCTGGTGCCCGGGATCCTGTTGTTCGGCGGCTTCTCGCTCTGGCCGCTCATCGCCAGCTGGTGGTACGCGTTCTTCGACTGGGACGGCGTCGGCACCCCGACCAACTGGATCGGGTTCGACAACTTCCGCGAGGTGCTCGGTTCCGACGCCTTCTGGGACGCGTTCTGGCACTCGTTCCTGTTCTCCTTCGCCGCGCTGGTCATCGAGCTGCCGCTGGCCCTGGTGCTGGCGATCCTGCTGAACAACGCCTGGCTGCGCGGCCGCAACGTGTACCGGCTGGCACTGTTCCTGCCGGTGGTCACGACGACGGCGGTCATCGGCATCGTGTTCGCGATCCTGCTCGACCCCATCCGTGGCGTCGTGAACACCGCGCTCACCGACTCCGGGCTGGTCGGCTCGGCGGTGAACTTCCTCGGCGACACGACGACCGCGCTACCGACGCTGATCGGCATCGACGTGTGGAAGGGCTTCGGCATCACGCTGATCTACTGGCTGGCCGCGCTGCAGACGATCCCGAAGGACATCCACGAGGCGGCGCTGATCGACGGCGCCAACTCGCGGCAGTCGCTGCGCTTCGTGGTGCTGCCGATGCTGGTGCCGCTGGCCATCGTCATCCTGCTGCTGGTCTTCCAGCGCAGCCTCAACACCTTCGACCTGGTGCAGGCCACCACGCAGGGCGGGCCGAACTACTCGACCGACGTCGTGCCGACCTACATCTACCGGTTCGCGTTCGACCCGTTCCTGCAGGCGCCGCGGTACGGCTTCGCCTGTGCGGCGGGCGCGGTCTTCGGCCTGATGACCCTGCTGATCACCCTGATGCAGGCGCCGCTGCTGCGGGGCCGGTACAAGGCGGGAGCGCCATGA
- a CDS encoding ABC transporter substrate-binding protein encodes MSRTRRTLRWAAAATAVALTATGCNLVGSGEDDSDNDDASGESATITVALVPDPPGASEFYRAQFDQFEEDNPGITVDVVENPSDQQLNAVELMFQQGAPPDVFRAQADGFDRMYERGWTHSLEEFVTDEFIDRFPEGTMDPATSGLHRDGELYTLPLVTGKWDVRVMIYNEAILRDNGYDDPPETWSELEEMATTITQNGGGSVFGYAPTSGKAGAVEILAQTAVPYSVVQDGIDFRTGEPATASPGMVEAVELHRRMQANGVMVPGWESWDGSRAFTEFAAGTIAMYPSAPWHVAEIRKLNPEIEMGVAALPVPDDGRGGYTPTKQSFQPIWSMSSETENPEQAWAVMDFLASEDFNRAYYEEFGTLTAVESAWEEQAAENPDLAAILAVSEEGMRLVPNPTLASPGGAALLQARAQRPELKHTDAAVDAIINNKPFLPIAEALDAQIQTFLDESLAELSGTATIDDITFPGWDPLENYTPE; translated from the coding sequence ATGTCCCGCACACGACGCACGCTGCGCTGGGCCGCCGCCGCCACGGCCGTCGCCCTGACGGCCACCGGCTGCAACCTCGTCGGCAGTGGTGAGGACGACAGCGACAACGACGACGCCTCCGGCGAGAGCGCCACCATCACCGTCGCGCTGGTGCCCGACCCGCCCGGCGCCAGCGAGTTCTACCGCGCTCAGTTCGACCAGTTCGAGGAGGACAACCCGGGCATCACCGTCGACGTGGTCGAGAACCCGTCGGACCAGCAGCTCAACGCCGTCGAGCTGATGTTCCAGCAGGGCGCCCCGCCGGACGTGTTCCGGGCGCAGGCCGACGGCTTCGACCGCATGTACGAGCGCGGCTGGACGCACTCGCTGGAGGAGTTCGTCACCGACGAGTTCATCGACCGCTTCCCCGAGGGCACGATGGACCCGGCGACGTCCGGCCTGCACCGCGACGGCGAGCTGTACACGCTGCCGCTGGTGACCGGCAAGTGGGACGTCCGCGTCATGATCTACAACGAGGCGATCCTGCGCGACAACGGCTACGACGATCCGCCGGAGACGTGGAGCGAGCTGGAGGAGATGGCCACGACCATCACCCAGAACGGCGGCGGCTCGGTGTTCGGCTACGCGCCGACGTCGGGCAAGGCCGGCGCCGTCGAGATCCTCGCGCAGACCGCCGTCCCGTACTCGGTGGTCCAGGACGGCATCGACTTCCGCACCGGCGAGCCGGCGACGGCGTCGCCCGGCATGGTCGAGGCGGTCGAGTTGCACCGGCGCATGCAGGCCAACGGCGTCATGGTGCCGGGCTGGGAGAGCTGGGACGGCAGCCGCGCGTTCACCGAGTTCGCGGCCGGCACGATCGCCATGTACCCGAGCGCGCCGTGGCACGTCGCGGAGATCCGCAAGCTCAACCCGGAGATCGAGATGGGCGTGGCCGCGCTGCCGGTGCCCGACGACGGGCGCGGCGGCTACACGCCGACGAAGCAGTCGTTCCAGCCGATCTGGTCGATGTCCTCGGAGACGGAGAACCCCGAGCAGGCGTGGGCGGTCATGGACTTCCTGGCCTCGGAGGACTTCAACCGGGCCTACTACGAGGAGTTCGGCACGCTGACCGCGGTCGAGAGCGCCTGGGAGGAGCAGGCGGCGGAGAACCCGGACCTGGCGGCGATCCTGGCCGTCTCCGAGGAGGGGATGCGGCTGGTGCCGAACCCGACCCTGGCCAGTCCGGGCGGCGCCGCGCTGCTGCAGGCCCGGGCGCAGCGGCCGGAGCTCAAGCACACCGACGCCGCGGTCGACGCGATCATCAACAACAAGCCGTTCCTGCCGATCGCCGAGGCTCTCGACGCCCAGATCCAGACGTTCCTCGACGAGTCGCTGGCCGAACTGAGCGGTACCGCGACCATCGACGACATCACCTTCCCCGGCTGGGACCCCCTCGAGAACTACACCCCGGAGTAG
- a CDS encoding IclR family transcriptional regulator, which produces MATDQATNQSVEKAATVLSAFLDGRALRVSDVAKHAGLGQSTASRLLSTLESLQYVEREPVSALYRLGPALLTLAGVAINQHPVHREARQAAQLLAASLGLGVNVAVRHGSWLFYLCNFEGRLAPKSFTLMGQRNPLHATGIGKCLLLPLTPAQRRELVPDLHRYTPRTICDHDQLDAALDLAAHRGYATEVEELALGRSCVAAPILDQSGNVVAALSISGPLSALGLADGDPELASTVIEVADSISVGLGYLGPRHAPASHY; this is translated from the coding sequence GTGGCAACGGACCAGGCCACGAACCAGAGTGTCGAGAAGGCGGCGACCGTCCTCAGCGCCTTCCTCGACGGCCGGGCCCTGCGCGTGTCTGACGTCGCCAAGCACGCTGGACTGGGTCAGTCCACGGCGTCCCGACTCCTGTCAACACTTGAATCGTTACAGTACGTCGAGCGCGAACCGGTCAGCGCCCTGTACCGGCTGGGGCCCGCGCTCCTGACGCTGGCCGGCGTGGCGATCAACCAGCACCCCGTGCACCGCGAGGCCCGGCAGGCCGCGCAGCTGCTGGCCGCGTCGCTGGGCCTCGGCGTCAACGTCGCGGTCCGGCACGGCTCGTGGCTGTTCTACCTGTGCAACTTCGAGGGCCGGCTGGCGCCGAAGTCGTTCACGCTCATGGGTCAGCGCAATCCGCTGCACGCCACGGGCATCGGCAAGTGCCTGCTGCTGCCGCTCACCCCGGCCCAGCGCCGCGAGCTCGTCCCCGACCTGCATCGCTACACGCCGCGCACCATCTGCGACCACGACCAGCTCGACGCCGCCCTCGATCTGGCCGCGCACCGCGGCTACGCCACCGAGGTCGAGGAGCTGGCGCTGGGACGGTCCTGCGTCGCGGCCCCGATCCTGGACCAGTCCGGCAACGTCGTCGCCGCGCTGTCCATCTCCGGCCCGCTCTCCGCGCTGGGACTCGCCGACGGCGACCCCGAGCTGGCCAGCACCGTCATCGAGGTAGCCGACTCGATCAGTGTCGGCCTCGGCTACCTCGGTCCCCGGCACGCGCCGGCGTCGCACTACTAG